One segment of Desulfosudis oleivorans Hxd3 DNA contains the following:
- a CDS encoding HigA family addiction module antitoxin, with translation MSNKDFLDPIVPGEILREDFMEPMQISINQLSRDLAVPPNRISEIVNGKRSISVDTALWLERYFGVEAQFWLNLQSEYDLRVMKRKIGPDIKQRIIPAKRPATNSTGRSPSSHRPG, from the coding sequence ATGAGCAATAAAGATTTCCTTGATCCCATTGTACCGGGTGAAATCCTGCGTGAAGACTTTATGGAGCCGATGCAGATCAGTATCAATCAGCTCTCCCGGGACCTGGCCGTTCCTCCGAACAGAATCAGCGAGATTGTAAACGGCAAAAGAAGCATCTCCGTCGACACGGCCCTTTGGCTGGAGCGCTATTTCGGGGTGGAGGCCCAGTTCTGGCTGAACCTTCAGTCCGAGTATGACCTTCGCGTAATGAAACGTAAAATAGGGCCGGATATCAAGCAGCGCATTATTCCGGCCAAAAGGCCCGCTACGAATTCGACAGGCCGCAGCCCAAGTAGTCATCGCCCAGGATGA